The region TCGGCTTCGAGGTCGGGGCGGACGACTATCTCGAGAAGCCGGTGAGCCTGCCGTATCTCGGGCGCGTCGTGGAGCGGCAGCTGGCCGAGGTGTCCGGCCCGTCCGTGGGCTGAGGGGGGGGCGGCGCCCGGCGCTGACGGGCCCGCGGGGCAATCACGAGGGGTGGGAGGGGAGCGGGGATGCTGAAGAACATGCGGGTCGGGATGCGCCTGGGGGTCGGTTACGCGCTGCTCGTGGTGCTGGCGCTCGGCGTCGGCGCCTCGGGGTTCTGGGGTGTGAACCTGCTGCGCGACAGCGTGGACGAGATGCTGGCGGGCGATGCGAAGGTCGGCGAGGCATCGGCGGCGCTGCGTTCTGACATCCTCGGGCTGCGGCGCTTCGAGAAGGACTACTTCATCAATATCGGCGACAAGGTGAAGGAGGCCGACTACCTGCGCCAGTGGGAGGACGAGTGGGCGGGCACGCAGGAGCGGCTGGCGAACCTGGAGAAACTGGACTTTGCCCTGACCGATGAGGAAAAGGCAAAGGTGCGCGAGATCAAGAGCGCCTTGACCGTCTACGCGGCGGGTTTCAAGAAGGTGGCAGCCGACATCCAGGCCGGGAGGATCACGACGACGAAGGAGGGAAACGCCGGGATGGCGGACGTCAAGGATGACGTCCGCAAGGCGGAAGAGAACGCCAAGGACGAGGCGGCGCTGGCGCTGGGGGATATGCACAAGGCGGACGCGGCGATTGAAGAGACCGCCACGCGGACGATCCGCTTCATGACGATCCTGCTGGCGTGCGCCGTGGTGCTGGCGGCCGTGATCGCGGTGGCGATCACGCGC is a window of bacterium DNA encoding:
- a CDS encoding MCP four helix bundle domain-containing protein, whose protein sequence is MLKNMRVGMRLGVGYALLVVLALGVGASGFWGVNLLRDSVDEMLAGDAKVGEASAALRSDILGLRRFEKDYFINIGDKVKEADYLRQWEDEWAGTQERLANLEKLDFALTDEEKAKVREIKSALTVYAAGFKKVAADIQAGRITTTKEGNAGMADVKDDVRKAEENAKDEAALALGDMHKADAAIEETATRTIRFMTILLACAVVLAAVIAVAITRSITGPIGEGARVANLLAAGDLTLSVDGGGKDEVGQMLGAMQTMLGKLREVVADVKQASDNVSAGAQQLASGSEEMSQGASEQAASVEEVSASMQQMVANIQQNADNAQQTAKIAQKASEDAREGGRAVTQTVAAMREIAG